GTTCCGCTGGCGATGAAGGTCGGCGGCAGGGGCTCGGCAGGGACGATGGGCTGGGCGTCTGGATTGGCCTTGGCCGCCTTCTTGGCCGCGATCACGGCGTCGGAGGAGCCGCCGGCGGCGGTGGCGTCGGCCAAGCCGGGGGTTTCATAGGGCGCGGGCGTGGTGGATTCCACAGGCGCCGGCAGAGGCGCGCCGAGAGAGACGGGGCCGGTCGGAGCGGCGGCGGCCGGGCTGACCGTGGCCGTTTGCGGGGCGGCGGCGGCAGGGGGCGCCTGCTGGTCGCTCATCGCCCGCTGGGCGACGTTCCACAGGACGATGGCGCCGATCATCAGGGTCCCGACCACCAGGACCAGGGTCAGGCGCGGGTCTTTCTCGTTGCTGACGCCCACCGGTTCGCGCAGGGCGGTGTCGGGCGTGGGTTCGTCCAATTTGAAGCGGTCGACCGCGGCCTCGCCGTCCAGCCCAAGTGCATTTGCGTAGGCGCGGACATAGCCGATGGTGAAGGGGCGCGAGGGAAGCTGCTCCAGCCGCATTTCCTCGATGGCGGCCAGATAGGCGCGCCGGATGCGGGTGATATCGGCCAGCGCCTCCAGGCTCAGCCCGCGGGAGTCGCGAACCGCCTTCAGGGCAGCGCCGATATTCGGGCCGCTGGTCAAGGTGGGCATATAGGATTCAACCGGACCGGGATCGACGGACCCGTCGTTCCGAAAATGCAGATCTGTAACCCGGCCAGTATCGAGCGCCATGGCTACCCGAAGCCCCTTCTCTCATCCGCGGCCAGAGGCGCGCGAAGACAGCCCGATCTGATGGCACACAGTATTTAACAGTCTGTTGCGAATACCAGTTTTGGCCCCAAAATTCAATGTGCTATTGCGCCGCGGCATGGCCGCGAGGCGGCCTTCCCCAGCGCATCAGCATCCGAGTACTGGCGGTGAATCGGGATTGAAATGTGACCAATGGCCAAGCTCGACCGGCCGCCCGGTCAGATGGCGAGGTACAATTTCCGCGCGAGGGTCTCGATCTCGTTGCGGATCGATCCGGCCGAGCCCTTGATGAGGGTCGAGACCCCCCGGCGGGCGGCCTCGCGGTCGCAGGAGAGCACCATCTGCTTCACCGGCCCTATCCCCGCGGGCGGCATGGAAAGCCGCTCGAAGCCCAGCGCCACGAGCACGAAAGCCTCCAGCGGCCGGCCGGCCATCTCGCCGCAAACCGAGACTGGTGTGCCGGTTTCGGCGCAGGCTCGCTGGATAGCCTCCAGGGCGCGCAGGGCCGGCGGCGACAGGAAGTCGTAGCGGTCGGCCACCCGTGGGTTCCCCCGGTCGGCGGCGAACAGGTACTGCATCAGGTCGTTGGTGCCGACGCTGACGAAGTCGGTCATCGGCAGCAGGGCGTCCAGGTGCCAGATCAGGGCGGGGGCCTCGATCATGGCGCCCACATCCAGGCGCGAGGGGGCAGGGCGGCCGCGGCGCTGGGCCCAGGCCACCTCGTGGTCCACCAGGGCGCGGGCGGCGCGGAACTCGTCGACGCTGGCCACCAGGGGGAACATGATCCGCAGCGGCCGGCCGCGCGAGGCGGCGATCAGGGCGCGGAGCTGCAGGCGCAGCAGGCCGGGCCGGTCCAGCCCCATGCGGATGGCCCGCCATCCCAGGGCGGGGTTCTCTTCACGCTCGGCCTCCATGTAGGGGAGGATCTTGTCGCCGCCGAGGTCGAGCGTGCGGAAGGTCACCGGCATGTCGCCGGCCGCGTCCATCACCCGGCCATAGAGCGCTGTCTGGGCGTTGAAGCGCGGCATCTCCTCGGCGACCATGAACTGGAATTCGGTGCGGAACAGGCCAATGCCTTCCGCCCCCGTTTCGGCGAGGATGTCGAGATCGACGTCGAGGCCGGCGTTCATCAGCAGGGTGATCTTGGCCCCGTCCCGGGTGAAGGCGGGTGTGTCGCGCAGCTTGGCGAATTCGGCCCGCCGCTGGAGGCGCACTTCGAGCCGGGCCTTGAAGGCCTTCACCACGTCGAGGCGCGGACGCAGATAGGCCTCGCCGGTCTCGGCGTCGACGATCACCGCGTCGCCCTCCGAAACCCGGTCGCGCAGGCCCGAGAGCCGGCCGACGCAGGGGATGTCCAGGGCGCGGGCGACGATGGCCGCGTGGCTGGCGGAGGAACCTTCCTCCAGCAGCAAGCCCTTCAGCTTGGTGCGATCGTATTCCAGCAGGTCGGCAGGGCCGAGGTTTCGGGCGATCAGGATGGCGTTCTCAGGCAGCTCCCGGGCCGAGTGGGCGTCGCCTGACAGGTGGCGCAGCAGCCGGTCGGCCAGATCCTCGAAATCGTGCAGCCGTTCGCGCAGATAAGGGTCGCGGGCCTGGCCGAGGCGCGCGCGGTGCTCGGAACGCACCCGCTCCACCGCCGCCTCGGCGGTTAGGCCGTTGCGCACTGCGTCCTCCAGGCCGCGGTTCCAGCCGCGGTCGTGGGCGAACATCCGGTAGGTGTCGAGCACCTCATATGAGACGTCGGCCAGCAGGCCGTGCTGGCCGTCCAGCATCTCGTCGATCTGGGCCTGCAGGCTGGCGATGGCGGTGTTGAGCCGCGCCTCCTCGGCGACCACGTCGTCGGCCAGCAATTGCGAAGGCGCCACCGGCGGCTCGTGCAGGACCGCCACGCCCAGCGCCAGGCCGTCGGCGAACTTGGCGCCTTTCAGCCGCTCGGGCTTGTGCGGGGCGAGTTCGACGCCCTTCAGCTCGCCCTCGGAGATCAGCTCCCCGCCGGCCACCATCTCGGCCAGGACCATGGCGACGATCTGCAGGTCCTCGACCTCGTCGTCGACATAGACCCGCTCGGTGCGGTTCTGGACCACCAGCACGCCGATGGCTCGGCCGCCGCGCAGCAGCGGCACGCCCAGGAAGGCGTGGAACGGGTCCTCGCCGGTCTCCGGACGGTATGAGAAGGCCGGATGGTTCGGGGCGTCAGACAGGTTGAGTGGCCGGCCCAGGCGCATGATCTCGCCGACCAGGCCCTCGCCGGTCTTCAGGCGCGTGACGTGGACGGCCTCCGGATCCAGGCCTTCGGTGGCGAACAGCTCGATGTCGCCGGCCGCGCGGCGCATGTAGAGCGAGCAGACCTCGGCCACCATTGAGCGGGCGATGATCCGCACGACCATGTCGAGGCGCACCTGCGCGGGCCCGCCCGACGCCAGAGCCTCGCGGATCTGACGCAGCAGGCTCCGCTGCCCCCGTATGGCGACGCCCTGCAAGGCCATCGACCGTTTCTCTCCCTCGTTCAGTCCGCTCCTAGCAGCTTTGGATGTCGGAACGGAGATGGAAAAGCGGTCCTGGCGTCAACGTGAGACGCGACCGAGCAGTTCGATCAGCTCACCGGCCTTTTTGCGCTGTTCCTGGACATCGCCGCTGATGATGGCCCCTTCGATGCAGTGATTGAGGTGGTCCTTCAGCATTTCGGCCTCCACCCGCGACAGGGCGGCCCGCACCGCCTGCAGCTGGGTGAGGATGTCGATGCAGTAGCGATCCTCCTCGACCATGCGCGCGATCCCGCGCACCTGGCCCTCGACCCGGCTCAGCCGGTTGAGCAGTTTGGGCTTGTCGTCGCGCTTCATCCGAATGTCCTCTCGCCCTGGGAAATTATACCCTCACGGGGTAATTGCAATATGCCCCATGGGGGTATATGTGTCTAATCGAAATCGAGACTGAGCGGAGGTTGCGCCATGTCGCATCATCATCATCACGGCCACGACCACGATGCCGGCGGTCATGCCGCGCACCTGGCCATCGATCCGGTCTGCGGCATGAGCGTCGACACCACGGCCGGCAAGCCGTCCGCCGAGCACGACGGCGCCACCTTCCACTTCTGCTCCACCGGGTGCAGGACCAAGTTCACCGCCGATCCTGATCGCTACCTGTCGCCGCGCGAGCCCGATCCGCCGGCGCCTCCCGGGACCATCTACACCTGCCCCATGCATCCCGAGATCCGCCAGGAGGGGCCGGGCGCCTGCCCGATCTGCGGCATGGCCCTGGAGCCCGAGGTGTTCTCGGCCGAGGCCGGGCCCAATCCGGAGATCGTCGACTTCAGCCGCCGGTTCTGGGTGGGCCTGGCGCTGACCGCGCCGCTGTTCGCGCTGGAGATGGCAGGCCACCTGGGTCTTTCCCTGCCGATCCCGCATGACTGGGGCCCATGGCTGCAGTTCCTGCTCGGTACGCCCGTCGTGTTGTGGGCCGGGGCGCCGTTCTTCGCCCGCGGCTGGGCCTCCGTGCTCAGCCGCAACCTCAACATGTTCACCCTGATCGCGCTTGGAACCGGGGTCGCCTGGTCGTTCAGCACCCTGGCCCTGCTTGCGCCGGGCCTGGTCCCGGCCGCCTTCCGCGACGCTCATGGGACGCCGCCGCTCTATTTCGAGGCCGCCGCGGTGATCGTGGTCCTGGTGCTGATGGGTCAGCTGCTGGAGCTGCGGGCCCGCGAGCGGACATCGGACGCCCTGCGCGCCCTGATGGACCTGGCGCCCAGGACCGCTCTCCGCGTCCGCGACGGACGGGACGAGGAGGTCGAGGTGGGCGACATCCATCCCGGCGACCTGCTGCGGGTCCGTCCGGGCGAAAAGATCCCGGTGGACGGCGTGGTGGTCGAGGGCCGCGCGGCGGTCGACGAGAGCCTGATAACGGGCGAATCCATGCCGGTGACCAAGGCGTCAGGCGATCCCGTCACCGCCGGCGCCGTCAACACCACCGGCGGCTTCGTCATGCGCGCCGAGCGGGTCGGCGCCGAGACCGTGCTGGCCCAGATCGTCCAGATGGTGGCCGCCGCCCAGCGTAGCCGCGCGCCGATCCAGCGTCTGGCCGACCGGGTCTCCGGGTGGTTCGTGCCCGTCGTCGTCGCCGTGGCGGCGCTTGCCTTCGCCGCCTGGGCCATGATCGGGCCGGAGCCGCGCCTCGCCTACGCCCTGGTCGCCGCCGTCTCGGTGCTGATCATCGCCTGTCCCTGCGCGCTCGGCCTGGCGACGCCGATCTCGATCATGGTGGGTGTCGGGCGCGGCGCGCGCTCGGGCGTGCTGATCAAGGACGCCGAGGCCCTGGAACGGCTGGAAAAGGTCGACACCCTGGTGGTGGACAAGACCGGCACCCTCACCGAGGGGCGGCCCAAGGTCACCGCCATCCGGCCCGAGCCGGGCTTCGAAGAGGCCGAACTGCTACGGCTGGCCGCCAGCCTGGAGCGCTCCAGCGAACACCCGCTGGCCCGGGCCATCGTCGCCGCGGCGGAGGGGGTCCAATTGTCGGAGGCAAGCGCGTTCGACTCGCCCGTCGGCAAGGGCGTGCTCGGGCGCGTCGACGGGCGTGAGGTGCTCATCGGCAGCGCGGCCTTCCTGGGCGAACGGGGCATCGTCGCCGCCGCGCCG
This genomic stretch from Phenylobacterium sp. LH3H17 harbors:
- a CDS encoding helix-turn-helix domain-containing protein; protein product: MPTLTSGPNIGAALKAVRDSRGLSLEALADITRIRRAYLAAIEEMRLEQLPSRPFTIGYVRAYANALGLDGEAAVDRFKLDEPTPDTALREPVGVSNEKDPRLTLVLVVGTLMIGAIVLWNVAQRAMSDQQAPPAAAAPQTATVSPAAAAPTGPVSLGAPLPAPVESTTPAPYETPGLADATAAGGSSDAVIAAKKAAKANPDAQPIVPAEPLPPTFIASGTVYGAEPGLSVVTLQARKSASLIVRGADGAVYFARQLAAGEAYRAPALKGLTVEVSDPAVVQVFVGGQSKGLMPAPTAALEKLAL
- the ptsP gene encoding phosphoenolpyruvate--protein phosphotransferase gives rise to the protein MALQGVAIRGQRSLLRQIREALASGGPAQVRLDMVVRIIARSMVAEVCSLYMRRAAGDIELFATEGLDPEAVHVTRLKTGEGLVGEIMRLGRPLNLSDAPNHPAFSYRPETGEDPFHAFLGVPLLRGGRAIGVLVVQNRTERVYVDDEVEDLQIVAMVLAEMVAGGELISEGELKGVELAPHKPERLKGAKFADGLALGVAVLHEPPVAPSQLLADDVVAEEARLNTAIASLQAQIDEMLDGQHGLLADVSYEVLDTYRMFAHDRGWNRGLEDAVRNGLTAEAAVERVRSEHRARLGQARDPYLRERLHDFEDLADRLLRHLSGDAHSARELPENAILIARNLGPADLLEYDRTKLKGLLLEEGSSASHAAIVARALDIPCVGRLSGLRDRVSEGDAVIVDAETGEAYLRPRLDVVKAFKARLEVRLQRRAEFAKLRDTPAFTRDGAKITLLMNAGLDVDLDILAETGAEGIGLFRTEFQFMVAEEMPRFNAQTALYGRVMDAAGDMPVTFRTLDLGGDKILPYMEAEREENPALGWRAIRMGLDRPGLLRLQLRALIAASRGRPLRIMFPLVASVDEFRAARALVDHEVAWAQRRGRPAPSRLDVGAMIEAPALIWHLDALLPMTDFVSVGTNDLMQYLFAADRGNPRVADRYDFLSPPALRALEAIQRACAETGTPVSVCGEMAGRPLEAFVLVALGFERLSMPPAGIGPVKQMVLSCDREAARRGVSTLIKGSAGSIRNEIETLARKLYLAI
- a CDS encoding metal-sensitive transcriptional regulator yields the protein MKRDDKPKLLNRLSRVEGQVRGIARMVEEDRYCIDILTQLQAVRAALSRVEAEMLKDHLNHCIEGAIISGDVQEQRKKAGELIELLGRVSR
- a CDS encoding heavy metal translocating P-type ATPase, translated to MSHHHHHGHDHDAGGHAAHLAIDPVCGMSVDTTAGKPSAEHDGATFHFCSTGCRTKFTADPDRYLSPREPDPPAPPGTIYTCPMHPEIRQEGPGACPICGMALEPEVFSAEAGPNPEIVDFSRRFWVGLALTAPLFALEMAGHLGLSLPIPHDWGPWLQFLLGTPVVLWAGAPFFARGWASVLSRNLNMFTLIALGTGVAWSFSTLALLAPGLVPAAFRDAHGTPPLYFEAAAVIVVLVLMGQLLELRARERTSDALRALMDLAPRTALRVRDGRDEEVEVGDIHPGDLLRVRPGEKIPVDGVVVEGRAAVDESLITGESMPVTKASGDPVTAGAVNTTGGFVMRAERVGAETVLAQIVQMVAAAQRSRAPIQRLADRVSGWFVPVVVAVAALAFAAWAMIGPEPRLAYALVAAVSVLIIACPCALGLATPISIMVGVGRGARSGVLIKDAEALERLEKVDTLVVDKTGTLTEGRPKVTAIRPEPGFEEAELLRLAASLERSSEHPLARAIVAAAEGVQLSEASAFDSPVGKGVLGRVDGREVLIGSAAFLGERGIVAAAPHADALRAEGATVVLVGVDGRFAGLIAIADPIKSSAAAAIAALHARGVRIVMLTGDNAVTARAVAAKLGIDDVQAEVSPGDKAEAVRKLKAEGRVVAMAGDGVNDAPALAVADVGVAMGAGADVAKESAGVTLLSGDLAGLDRAIRLSRATMGNIRQNLVFAFAYNLAGVPVAAGLLYPTFGLLLSPAIAALAMSLSSVSVVGNALRLRALKL